A region of the Callithrix jacchus isolate 240 chromosome 5, calJac240_pri, whole genome shotgun sequence genome:
TTTCAGGGAGTTCAGAAACCCTCAAAGCCCATTCAGGGATTAAAGACCCGAAATTAAGAACTTCACTAATTTGGATTAAGGGTGATGTGAGGTGACAGGCTATTTTTTCAAggcattattattttcaatttaaaattaatgCAGCTATCCAAATAGCTGTGTAGCTGAATTCCTTTGGGGCTCTACATAGTGAATatgtaagaattatttttttgccTAGCAACTATTTATAAAATAGCTAATTAAATTATGCCAAAACAGTGATGTTTCACTTTGTTATCATTTGATATATTAAGTATTTTGTCCTCCTACCTGCACATGTAAAACAGTAAAGTTTTGTAAACCACaagtaaaaatatgaataaagaagTTAGGGTGACTTGAATTTTCTAGATCTCCAAATGTAATGGAAGTTATTTCAGAAATCTACAGCAAACTCCTACAAGAAACAATGCTAATTTAAACTCTAAAGCTGTAATTCTGAGCCATTCTTCACTTTGAGCTAGTTTCCTTTCCCTTTAGactcacctttaaaaaaaaaaagatagtttcttTCAAATAATGGTGTTTAGTTTGAAAGTCTAAAATattggccaagtgcggtggctcagccacacctgtaatcccagcactttgggaggctgaggcggattgcttaaggtcaggagtttgagaccagcctggccaacatggtgaaaccccatctctactaaaaatagaaaaactagctgggcatggtggcaggcgcttgtaatcccagctgcttgggagactgacgcaggagaatcgcttgaacccgggaggtggaggttgcagtgagctgagatggcgccactgcacgccagcctaggcaacagtgagactgttgcaaaaaaaaaaaagtctaaaatgtCTAAAAACACTTCCAGCTCAAAAAATGTATGGAACATAATCAATAATCACTGAACAATCTCACTTATTTGAATACTGATTCTTTACTTCTGAAGCCTTCAAGAATAACAAATACTTTAAGAAGTGATCTAAATAAAAAAGCCACAATTTTATAGTATAATTTTACACGGTGGGAACAACAGATTCTGGTGAGAAGACCCGGCTCTACTGCTTACCAGCCACTGGATGCTGTCACTCATGTCATTTAACTTTCTGCCTCTCTCACCAGAGGCAAGTGGGAATAATAATGCTTACTTCACAAATAAATCAAATGTTAACAATGCTCTGTAAGCCGCAATAAACTTCACGTGTGGCACCCATGCACAGTAACACCCACTATTCAACCTAGATCATGAATAAATAGGAATTTTGTTTGAAGGCCTGATGCAAGATAATGTTAACTTAGATACACTAGGGGAGATATATAAGGCCAAAAACATACTTCATCTACCTAAAAGTTTACCTGCACTGTGTGCCTGGTAGtttctcccctctcttcctctttttcttgaaAGGTCTCTGCTCTGAAGATCCAGGATTAAAGCTATGGCTGTTAATGGCATGTTTTAGGTATGTATTTGTGGGCTAGTGTGGAAACCCAGCGCCCAGTTACAACATGGTTTCTATgggaaaatttttgttgttgttttaaagagatgtggtcttgctttgttgtccaggctgaattTGAACTCCtcagcttaagcaatcctcctgcctcaacttcccaagtagctaggactacaggcatgcaccacacctggctaaaatgtcccatattttaaaaatgaatctggAAGACCCAGTATTTACAAGCTGGAAATTGCCGGATTCATGCAAAGCTAGTAGATATTTAAGGATATCAATCTGGGTTACCATATCAACGAGTTCCAAggaattgttttcattattaagaAACTCTACTTTGACAGTCATATGAGTCTTACAAAGGTAGGGCAATAACCCAGAGATATTATGTATTTAACACTGGCATACATACAACTCCTTTTTGATGATTTATAGCAAGACTTTTATTAATGAACTTTAACAATAGTTTAATGACTTAAAGATGGGGAACAATGCAGACTAAATGATCATCTTTCTGATACATTGTCAAAGCACTTAAAGGAATATTGCAAAGTAGCTCAAATCAGTAACTCTTCAGCTTGTCATTTTTCTTTGGCTCTAACAGCTCTTATATCTGCTTTTAATTTGCTGAGTTTGTAAAATACAGTGAATTTTTTGCCTATTGTGGTTCTGCCTATTACCAGATTATTTTTCAGTCAATTAAATAAACACTTTAGAACATCTGCTGTGGGTCAGGCCTGTAATAGGTACTGAAAGTAAAAGATGATCTTGGTCCTCAAGGTCAGCTGGGAACAGTTTTGATAAAGGTAAAACACAGGTGCATGTACATTCTCCTCCCATTAGAAACAACTACTTAGGGAGAAGTACAGAAGTTTGTTGGAATTATGATAAAGTGAAGAAAAAGGGCATTCTAGTTacaaaaatactttctaaatataACATGATTTGAAAGTTTTGTCAATTAAGCTGAAGAATTTTGTGTGAAGTATGAAAGACCTTAGGATTATGAAGATGTTAGACTTCTCAATAACCTGTGAAATATTTGGGGGTTAGACTATGACAGAATATAGTACATTTGGGGGCTGAAAAATACATACGAAATGGCCATAATCACTGCATTTTTAGTATATGAACAATACAGGATCTTTGCCAGAAACCTTTGCTGCCAGAAATGATACCGACACATGTGGTGAGGTTGGTGGCTTCTAAAACTTTTCATGATTTTAACACTGACACAAACCAAAAATATCTCTGCTCAAAAAAGTGTGATTTATTAACTGTAAAAGGCAAAAGCCAAGAGTGATTTTTACCTGTCATTTTAGTCAGGGGTTCCATCAGAGTCACTCCAATTCTGTCTATGGCAATAACACGATGCATATTGAGAAACTGCTTCAAAGACGGATGTATTACTTTTTGGCAGAGGACAAGATCTACGTGGTCACTGACTAGCTGCCTTCCTAGGTTAAGCAGCTGGTCCAGGACTGCATTTTCAAGAGAAACCCCATAACTGAGCACCACAGTTCCTTCTCCAGTGTCAGAAATGTCTCCGGATAAAGTTGTACAGAACAGTGCCACCTTGAGGGCAGCTGATTTTTTGATAGGTAATAACCTCATTAATTGAACTTCCGACATTTCAATGAGTATCCCAGGTAATACAGTGGAATCTATAACTCTTTGACCTTTTAAAGGTACAATTAAACACTTTCCTAAAATGATGTGGCCTTCAGCATTTTCTGGAATTGTAAGCAAAAAGGCTCTCAGAATCAAAGCACTGATGTGCTCTGTTTCTGCTCTGGTGAGTGTACAGGCAGGTTTACTGGTTAATATACTGCGCACCAAACAAAGGAGGATCTGAGTACTACTGAAGTCGACTGGGATTCGACAACCACAGGTCTCAGACTTGAGATAACTGATGCAGAGACTCAAAAGATGTGTATTTAATCTAATGACAGAGGTGGGTGTCAAGCCTAATCTTTGAACATTTTCAATCAGGTTGCAGCAAAGAATGGCTGTGAATAAGCCACAATCACTGAAGCTTGACACGTGATTCTGCACGGAGGCTGTCAGGATCTTTAATATGGGATGTGTGACCGAAAGGTGACTGAGCAGGGCTGAGGACTGTGAGGTTGTGCACACGTAACCTCCAGAGCCATTGTGCAGCTGCTTCAGCCTACCTGAAGGGCCATAGCACGATGTTACGATTCTTTTCAAGACAGAAAGTGTGGTCCTGACTCTCTCACTTGTCAGTGGTTCACTCTTACACAATGATGGCTTTTTAGCATCTAAACGAGACATCTTACTTCAGGTGGTAACTTGTGAAGACCATTTTTACTATGTAaaccatatttttctatttattgcatTATCGTGTgttaacataaaaaattattctttaggaATTAAAGTATAAATATGCAGCATTGTGGCTATAAAATCAAACAGTTCAATGTTTATGAAGCTAAATCAGCATATAATGATTTAATAACAAATTAGCAATTCcaagtatttattttacttcattcttCAATGCTCTTTTGTTTGATTTGAGACTGAGATTTTACAGACTGCTTTGCAGACCTCTGTAAAAAGTAGGTTCCAAGATGGACACCTATGAAAGACATCCCAGCTACAAGAATCCAATTCTTTCTAATCCAACTGgtatttttcatctcttcttttgaaatgaaGCTCAAATTCAAAGCTGCTTCTTtatctaagaaataaaaacaaaacatttcagaGAAATACTTCCCAAGCATTTTGTAGAATGCAGTTTCATAATTTATTCTAATgctctgctgcctttttttttttttttttttagaaaaaaggaaCTACTAACTGGCACAAGCctccagaaaaatgagaaaggtaAACCAACTTCgacttaaaattcttttttcttcaataaatccCCTCTACAAGAAAAAGTGCTTGTATTTCAGTGATTCTGCAAGGCATAACATTGCTAGAAAGCTTATAGCACAGTTATTTGAATATGGCATGTTTCTAGAAGACAAATGCTACaatataaaacacagaatttgGTCTTTGAGTCTTAAAAGAAGTCCCAAATATTTTGATTCTCCAACATCAAGATTTAATGTTGTTTTAATCTATAACTGTGGTTTGCTTGGAAACTTTAGGTTTGAACAGAAGCACATTTACATCAAATCCTGtttgtaaataattataaaaacaagatAGCTGTTGGCATGTTTACTGCAGAAACTCGCTAATGTAGTCTATATTTAGCTGAATAAATCTACACAACCCATTACACCAAAAAactaaacatgttttaaatacgTGGCTAAAGTCAGAGCTAACTTTCTATCATTTTACTTTATCGGTCAGTGATTTTCAGTTTTGGAAGTCCTAGTTAACCAATCCTCCCCAAAGCACTCGTTAATGACAGTACACAGAAAAACCACGGGATATGCtgaatacaacaacaacaacaaaactggagTTGCCGTTCAATTTCAAAGTCTAAATACTACATTATCATATATCAAATGGacacacagaaataaatacaattctAGTTTCCTTAACAAGATAATATCCttgttaaaaaaattagtgtGCCTTGAGGCATAAATTCCTGACACAATAATAATgtgtgaaaagaataaaaatgttagatAATAGATATTATCTGTTGAACCCTGgtgttttaaaagtataattattaGAATTTCCAGGAATATACTGAGTATGGTAGCCTCTTGGAGAGCATTTagcataaataaaacaaatctatTTAGCCTAAAGTACTTCCTAAAAGTAGGCTAGAGCATAGTATGGTGATCAGACCAGAACCCTGATTTGAAGATGTGCAAAGAAGTGGGCAGAACAAGAAAATGTTATGCAAAGTGTTATTTTGGTTACCATTCCCAATTTAGTTAAAGGGCTGTACCCATGGCAACTGGGCCCAAATAAACTAAGGGCAATGATAATCAGCTTTCTCCCAGTGGTGATAAAGCTATTGTCAACTTTTGCATAGCGTGATGAGggaaagaaaaatctgtttaTGACGGGAACAGCCAAGCTACTTAAATATTTCAACAGTTATTTCAGATTCAGCAAAATCTGAGAAATACATTTAGATGAAGCCTCACAAAGTGATTTCTACTTCGTAATTTGCAAGTTAaaacttacacacacatacacccacaatAAAAACTATgattaagaaaatgatttttctagTTAGAATATTTTTCAATACTTAATAGTGACATGCAACTTTTCAGAAACAGAATGCCATGCTGGCATCTCTCAATCTTATGGTCGTGAGACCAGTCAACACATCTTTTGGCTAGTATttcattaaaatgagaaaaaaaaaaatcaatgaaagcgTTAGTGACTTCCAAATCATTTTAAAGAGGCCAAAACTTGCTGACCTGTGGTCACAGGTCTAGACCTGGACAAAAGAAggtttaagaaagagaaaaaaaacccaaaccattgGGGCTGGATTTCCATTTATAGAATATATTTGGAAGTATCAGTTCAGCTCTATTAAAACTCTTTCTTCCTAAATAAGATGCTCCATGTTTCCAGGAGTTACCATCAGATGAATGGTCCTGACTAGTCCTGGATGCACACAGGCTTGGCagatgggtttttgttgttgttacagtGATGGataacttaattaaaataacaCTAAAACTTGCATGACTGTCTTCTAAATTAAGAGGTGgactataaaatataatttaaagaaaatatgagcaGGTAAAAGTTTTTCCTAGAAGCAAATGGAGTTCTTTGGCAAAAAGACTGATTATAGGTATGAGGTAAGAAACACAAGGTAAGCTGGCGTCCTTTTCTGCCAAAAAGTAAAGATGTTATTAAAGACTATCTGTATCATACACaaggacaaaggaaaaaacaacaggAATCAACTTGGAGAGTATCCAAAATGGCACAacttcagcattaaaaaaaaatggcaactgAAATAGATTAATTAAAACATATACAAACCCACAGCTTCATACtgacactaaaaacaaaaaccctaagcTGCTTGAGCACtcactattatttaaaaaagacaacaaaGGGAATTACAGAGATAAAACTTGCTTTATCTTGTATAAATGCATTTTGGGGTAACTGAATAGTTGATGATGAGAAGTTGTTCCACCTAATAAATGGAGAAGGAATGATAGAATTTGAGCAGCATCATTTGGCAACCCCTAATGAACTAGTACATTAGACTCATATGCAACGGTTGGTAAATTAAGCCTATGGACCGTATCCAGCATGTGGCCTGTTTtcataaatgaagttttattggaaagCAGCCTTGCTCATTAATTTGTGTACTGTGTCTGAGTGCTTTTACACTACAACAGAAAGCTAATGGGTTGGTATAGACACTATATGATCTGCAAAGcctaaagtatttactatctggtcttTTATAGAAAAAAGTTTCCGAATTTCTACGttacagcaataataataaatcgttgctaataatttattaaataaaagatcacctggccaaaacggtgaaaccctgtctctactaaaaaaatacaaaaaattagctgggtgtggcggcgggtgcctgtaatcccagctactcagaaggctgaggcagggaatcatttcaacccaggaggtggaggttgcagtgagccgagatcccccTACcgcagcctgtgtgacagagtgagactccatcttaaaaaacaacaacaaagatcaaaggggAACTTTATAATGGAAAGAAACGCTGATAACCTGCCTGTTCATCTTAGTAACACTGGCTAGGTGTagtagctcttgcctgtaatcccatcactttgggaggccaaggtcggaggactgcttgaggccaggaatttgagaccagcctgggcaatacagcaagaccctggttctaaaaaaattttagaacttaggtgtggtggtggatggctgtagtcccagctactcaggatgctgaggctggaggatggcctgtgcccaggagtttgaggctgcagtgagctatgatgaggctattgcactgtagcctgggtgagagatcaaaaccctgtctcaaaaaaaaaaaaaaaagtcaacaacaCCATCAAAAGTGGATCAGACATTATATGTGACACAATAGAAGAAAAGAATCTTGTACAAGTTCAGACTTTTGTGGTACATAAATGTCAGGGGCTCCTTTGCACACATGCATGATCCTGGGGATGCTACTAGCAAAACTGCCCTTTCCCTTTGCACTCAGATGACTGCCAGACAAGTGTCAAACGTCTCTGCACAGCAAACTTTTCTAGAAACAACTGCAGAACAGTATTTTGCCAGTGGGTCATAAGGTAACTTGCCAACTTaggcactctctctctctctttcttttcttcatttatttatttatttttgagacagtgtctcactctgtagcccaggctggggtacagtggcacaatcttggctcactgcaacctccacctctgggtcctggttcaagcaattcttctgcctcagcctatagcgtagctgggattacaggcacatgccaccatgcccagctaacttttgtatttttagtagagatggggttttaccatgttggccaggctagtcttgaactcctgacctcgtgatcctcccacttcagcctcccaaaagtgcttggattacaggcatgagccactgtgcccagccaatttaggCTTTTTTGCCAGAGGTCTAAAAGATCAAGTTTCCCCTTGTTGGAATGAACCATATGATTAACCAACCACATTAAATCAAACTTACCTGAAGACCGCAAGCCTGCTACTTCCCTTGGATTTGGCTCTTCTGCAGATTTTCAAGTTTCAGACTATCTTGCTCAGGAA
Encoded here:
- the MKKS gene encoding molecular chaperone MKKS — its product is MSRLDAKKPSLCKSEPLTSERVRTTLSVLKRIVTSCYGPSGRLKQLHNGSGGYVCTTSQSSALLSHLSVTHPILKILTASVQNHVSSFSDCGLFTAILCCNLIENVQRLGLTPTSVIRLNTHLLSLCISYLKSETCGCRIPVDFSSTQILLCLVRSILTSKPACTLTRAETEHISALILRAFLLTIPENAEGHIILGKCLIVPLKGQRVIDSTVLPGILIEMSEVQLMRLLPIKKSAALKVALFCTTLSGDISDTGEGTVVLSYGVSLENAVLDQLLNLGRQLVSDHVDLVLCQKVIHPSLKQFLNMHRVIAIDRIGVTLMEPLTKMTGTQPIGSLGSISPNSYGSVKDVCTAKFGSKHFVHLIPNEATICSLLLCNRNDAAWDELKLTCQAALHVLQLTLKEPWALLGGGCTETHLAAYIRHKTHNNPESILKDDECTQTELQLIAEAFCSALESVVGSLEHDGGEILTDMKYGHLWSVQADSPCLVNWPDLLSQCGCGLYNSREELSWSFLRSTHHPFVPQTCLSHEAVGSVSNLTLDCLTAKLSGLQVAVETANLILDLSYVIEDTN
- the LOC128928095 gene encoding uncharacterized protein LOC128928095; this translates as MKNTSWIRKNWILVAGMSFIGVHLGTYFLQRSAKQSVKSQSQIKQKSIEE